Below is a genomic region from Pirellulales bacterium.
CCCACCGCGTGACTCGCCAGAGTTGAGCGCGACGGCCGTTGGCGGAACTTGGATTCCGGCTGTAGCTCACTGCATCGGTGCGGCCGTCCGATGCAACGTCAGCACCAGCACGCGCTTGGGAACCTGCCCGACGGGAATCCGCGCGGCCACGCGCCGGCTGGCCGTCTCGATCGCGGCCACCGTGTTGCCCTTCCGCTCGCTGATGTAGCAAAAGCGGCCGTCGGGCGAAAAGCACATCCAATAGCCGCCGCCTTGCATCACGATCGTCGCCACCTGCCGCGGCGGCGCGACCGTCAGGTCGAAGACATACGTCCGGTCGTGAAACACGTCGCACATCCATAGCTCTTT
It encodes:
- a CDS encoding beta-propeller fold lactonase family protein yields the protein MSCFASLAPLRMLIADVATHRLIGEIPLSDAPRPIVLSRDEKRLYANVDTLIGFEVCDVPARKVIYRVAAEVPDELLRQASRSHGIGLTPDEKELWMCDVFHDRTYVFDLTVAPPRQVATIVMQGGGYWMCFSPDGRFCYISERKGNTVAAIETASRRVAARIPVGQVPKRVLVLTLHRTAAPMQ